Genomic segment of Paenibacillus macerans:
ACGGCGTTGATTTTACCGGAGCGGACCTGACAGGCAGCCGTATGCTGCGGCGTGATGCTGAGCGGACAGCTTTAAGTGAAGAGCAGCGCAGCAGCATTTGCTGGGTAGAGGAATAGGCGATTATTTGAGAGGTGGGGAAACGGTGGAGTATTATGTCGTCAGTCATGATTCGCGCCTGGATGCGATGGGCGGGAATATTTTGTTCCCGGAGCGGGTATTAAGCGGGTTTGCGGCAGCTGAGGATTATGAGATGGCGTTTGTCCGGAAAGGGAGAAAACTGGAATACCGGAGTGTCATTGAGCTGCCGGTGTTTCTCGTTTCCGCGCAGGTACGCGAAATTTTGAGTCAATATGAACCTAACCTAGCCTACAAAACCCTCGTGGTCACGGACCAGACAACCTATACCCAAGTGTATTTTTGCTTGATCGATGTCCCCAAGGTGGATTGTATCTCACAAACGCACTCGGTAATCGAGCGGGGAATGGTCAGAGAGGCCGTTTTGGAGGAGGAGAAAATAAGCGGACTTCGTATGTTTTGGGCAGCAGGATTGCCGTTCCCGGGTCTAATTGTGCGTCTGGATGTGGCGGAAGCTTTGTTAAGACATAACTTGTATGGACTAAACCTACGAAGAATATGTTCGAAAGCAGGTGAAGCGTAATGAGCGGTACTTATAATCAGGCTAAATTAATTATGTTAAGTAAAGCAAGGATTAACGAGTTGAACACAGCGTGGAGAGATACGGAAACCTATATCACAAGCGGGGCATATATGCAATGTTCTTGCGGGACACACGAAGAGGTACTTAATAGAGTCACTAATAATGGAGTATACATTAATAAAAATCCAATGATGACTGTCAGGGATTGTAAGGTATCTACATCGAGAATCAAAGAGGGGGACAAGGCATTAGAGGAACTTGAAGGAAATATTGACGGGAACTTGTATTCTTTTGGTTACTGTCGAAGTGACCGTCATCCTGCATTTATAAAAGGAGAACAAACCGCTCCCGGCGCATATAGAGGCGAAGTAGATTATGATGTTGATTCCAGGACTAATATACCAGGAAAATTTATTTATCCATGCATCCCGGAATTTGCCACAAGTCTATCTGGTCCTACTGCCGATAGCAGCATGTGTATACAACCGGAGTGGCAGAATGGCAGCAAAACCGTATCGATCGATGGTGTACCTGTCTTAACGAGCAAATCTTGCCTGACTTGTGTAAAAGGCGGGCAGATCACCTTTTTAACGAATGGAATGGACATGCCTCCTTTGGAATTTGTCAAGCATTACGTGAAGTGATGAAGGAAGGTGAAGGGGATGGAGGAATGGTTTGAGGGGGACGGCTTTCGCTTAAAGTGGCCGTATCCGATTCAAGCGGTTCGCAGCTTGCGAGTGGAGCAGAAGTTTAATGAGCATACCCGGTGTACTTTAACCGTTGCGATGACGGATGAACAAGCCGAGCGGTGCATGATCGAAGCGGGATTTGAAGATAGCCTGCTCATTTGCAAACCCGGAAACCCACAGGATGAACATTGGTTTGCCGGGGGGATCTCGAACCTGGAGATGACGATGGAGGACGGAATTCCGAGTGTCACCGTAGAGGCGCTCTCCCGATCTTACGAGATGGATGTGCGGCGGAAGAGCCGTTCGTATCAAAACAAACAAACCACATACACCCAAGTGATTAAGGGACTAACTGAAGGCTACCGGAAAGGGGATGCGCAGAACGAAGCGACGGAACCGGGGGCTGTGCTTGGCGAACTGGTTGTGCAGTACCAGGAAACAGACTGGCAGTTTATGAAGCGGCTCGCTTCCCGCCTGGGGACGGTGATTTTACCGGATACGACGATGGATGCGGCGCGGATTTATTTTGGCGTACCGGATTTTTCCTGGGGGAAGGATCTTAAAGCAACGCAGTACTCGATGGAGCAAAACCAGGAAAGCTACTTGAGGTATCGGGAACAAGCCGCGGAAAATGGGGCCAAAATTCCGTCTGAAGCAGACTGGATCAGTTACCGGGCAAGGTCGAACCAATACTTCAGAGTTGGGGAGAATGTCGGGTTCAAGCGTCAGATCTGGGTGATCGCCGGATCGGTCATTACCTACGATAAAGGAACCATTCAATATGAATACGTGCTGGTCAAGCGGCAAGCGCTTCGCCGCAAGTCCCGCTTAAACAAGGCGATCCAAGGCGTAGCGTTGGAAGGCCGCGTGTTGAAACGGGCTAACAACATGGTAAAGGTTCATCTGGACATCGATAAGGAGCACGACGAATCGGGGAACTGGTGGTTCCCGTATTCGCCGGAAGGGAATAACATCTTTCATTGCCTGCCGGATGAAGGGGCGAGGATTAAGGTTTATTTCCCAAGCGGCATTGAGAAACAAGCGATAGCCATTAACTCGGTTCGTGGCGGCAGCGAGGAAATGAAGACGCGAACGGTTTTCCAGAAACCGACGACCAAAGTCTTTCATATGCCCGGGGATGCCAAGATGGAACTGGGCGATGACGGGGTGCTGTTTGAGAAAAATACGGTAAGCCTCAAATTAGATGGTGAAAATATTCGTTTATCTGCGGAAGAGAACATTGTGCTGATCGCGGTCAATACCGTTGAGCTGACCAAGACGGAATCGGCGTCCAAATTGGAATCGATTCGGATGAAGGCCAAGAGTGTCATTACGCACATGACGAATAAGGAGCAATTCGTTGAAATCGCGGGCAACCGGGTGCTCATTCAAAACAAAAAGGTGAACTTCGAGAAGGTTGACATGAACATCTTGGACATGCTGACGGATGAAGAAATCGAGGAGACTTATATTGAATATTTGTTAGAGAATGGGGCTATGCTCGAAGCCTACGGAGAAGCATTAACGAATAACGAAATCGTATATGATGATTATGATGCCTATAAGAATTTTGGTAAGGAAACTAAAAAAGTAGACTTGTCGCGAGAAACTGTAAGAAAGAAATTAACTGAAAAGATACAAAGCGATCCCGATTCAAAGAACACCGTGCGTAATGCCCTGAAAGGTCTAAAGGAAGCCGAGGCCCAGTCATATTATCTAAAAACAAATCGCCCGCCGGCAACAGACGGCAAAGGGGAAGAGAGAACAAATGATGAGATAAAGCAGGCTCACCAGGAATACGAGGCTGCCTATAAA
This window contains:
- a CDS encoding DUF4280 domain-containing protein — its product is MSGTYNQAKLIMLSKARINELNTAWRDTETYITSGAYMQCSCGTHEEVLNRVTNNGVYINKNPMMTVRDCKVSTSRIKEGDKALEELEGNIDGNLYSFGYCRSDRHPAFIKGEQTAPGAYRGEVDYDVDSRTNIPGKFIYPCIPEFATSLSGPTADSSMCIQPEWQNGSKTVSIDGVPVLTSKSCLTCVKGGQITFLTNGMDMPPLEFVKHYVK
- a CDS encoding polymorphic toxin type 30 domain-containing protein, with protein sequence MEEWFEGDGFRLKWPYPIQAVRSLRVEQKFNEHTRCTLTVAMTDEQAERCMIEAGFEDSLLICKPGNPQDEHWFAGGISNLEMTMEDGIPSVTVEALSRSYEMDVRRKSRSYQNKQTTYTQVIKGLTEGYRKGDAQNEATEPGAVLGELVVQYQETDWQFMKRLASRLGTVILPDTTMDAARIYFGVPDFSWGKDLKATQYSMEQNQESYLRYREQAAENGAKIPSEADWISYRARSNQYFRVGENVGFKRQIWVIAGSVITYDKGTIQYEYVLVKRQALRRKSRLNKAIQGVALEGRVLKRANNMVKVHLDIDKEHDESGNWWFPYSPEGNNIFHCLPDEGARIKVYFPSGIEKQAIAINSVRGGSEEMKTRTVFQKPTTKVFHMPGDAKMELGDDGVLFEKNTVSLKLDGENIRLSAEENIVLIAVNTVELTKTESASKLESIRMKAKSVITHMTNKEQFVEIAGNRVLIQNKKVNFEKVDMNILDMLTDEEIEETYIEYLLENGAMLEAYGEALTNNEIVYDDYDAYKNFGKETKKVDLSRETVRKKLTEKIQSDPDSKNTVRNALKGLKEAEAQSYYLKTNRPPATDGKGEERTNDEIKQAHQEYEAAYKNYNMMKRVQYDLKKEAEGPPSFMLAEKAPPKQQFPGILDVTKVVEEEQSPEYEALKDEMRKKMNGETAEKLTPLAQAMNALGQGLENSDFWLENVIPKKPDYFSKRDETVTYLSRLNFLNTVTVPQKQAAALGILFGVVAIVLALPTMGSSLYIAAIGAAEIAVGAMQIKISSDKLRDLNAGNNYSSPKVFGLDQEAVNTADIVVSLVGVSVLFKPNLKAADTFKDSQRLAALKETAGNKYANFKNTMKDANINLNPRNYNLEWEKAPALNTGYGSVGRGFGRFRLDRVADEPFIQFSSSSGGGGAFDVANIDLNKIGTGAVGNFQNIKDLNDFITRIPANAKQIPWRQVPGGAKDGVKFRWVDGTGKTWDVRAHSIDPTAPPGSNAAKGWIYRVEVKQVNPKWKWTMDSSGNFHKENVLRESSPYYNESIANETHIPFTP